The Candidatus Rokuibacteriota bacterium region AAGCCGGCGGTGTGCGGCGTGATGAGCACGCCGGGCATGGTCCACAACGGGTGATCGGCCGGCAGCGGCTCCTGCTCGAAGACGTCGAGCCCGGCCCCGGCGATCTCGCCGGCCTTGAGCGCGGCGGCGAGGTCGTCGAGACGCGTGGTCATGCCGCGGCCGATATTAATGAAGAAGGCGCTGCGCTTCATGAGCCGGAACCGCGCGCGATTCATGAAGCCTTCGGTGGCCGGCGTATGCGGCACGGTGAGGATGACGAAATCGGCCCGCGGCAGGAGTGAGTCGAGCGCCGCCTGGCCGTACAGCTCCGCCATGCCGGGCGGCGCTTCCCGGCGGCGCGCGTCCACCCCGATCACCCGCATCCCGAAGGCGGCGGCGAGCCGCGCGGCCTCCGCGCCTATGCCGCCCACGCCGACGATGAGCGCCGTCGCCTCCGGCAGGTGGACGACCCCGGTGTCGTGCGGCGCCGGGCGCCACTCGCGTTTGAGCTGCTGCGGCAGGTACTGCTGCAGCCCGCGCGCGAAGGCCAGAATGAAGGCCATGATGTGCGCGCCGATATGGTCGTTATAGATCTCGCGGAAATTGGTCACGACCGCCGGGTGCGCGATCAGCTCCGGGTAGTACCAGCCGGCGGGCGGCGCCGCCTGGGGCGCCTGGATCCAACGGAGCCGCGAAGCCTCTCGCAAGAGCGCGGGCGGCATGGTCCCGAAGGCGGCCTCAGCCCGGCCGACGGCTCCCGCGGCCTCGGCCCCATCCTCGGCGACGACGACGGACAGCTCCGGCAGTGCGGCGGCGAGGCGTTTGGCCCATTCGCGCGTGGTCGAAGTCTGCGGCGGCAGCATGAGGAGAGTTGCGCCCATCGGGCCTCGACACTACGCGCTTTGGACCGCGCCGGTCAACCCGCCCTGGGCCAAGTTGCGAGCCAGACGAGGCCCGAGGGAGGAGTCAGCCCGAGGCGTATGTGGCTATACGTTGAGGGCTGGCGACGACCGAGAACGAAGTCTGGCGAAGTAAATCGGCCCGGCGGGGGCTAGTGCTGGGCG contains the following coding sequences:
- a CDS encoding D-2-hydroxyacid dehydrogenase is translated as MGATLLMLPPQTSTTREWAKRLAAALPELSVVVAEDGAEAAGAVGRAEAAFGTMPPALLREASRLRWIQAPQAAPPAGWYYPELIAHPAVVTNFREIYNDHIGAHIMAFILAFARGLQQYLPQQLKREWRPAPHDTGVVHLPEATALIVGVGGIGAEAARLAAAFGMRVIGVDARRREAPPGMAELYGQAALDSLLPRADFVILTVPHTPATEGFMNRARFRLMKRSAFFINIGRGMTTRLDDLAAALKAGEIAGAGLDVFEQEPLPADHPLWTMPGVLITPHTAGFGPYLDERRYDILLDNSRRFLAGQPLRNVVDKSSWF